Proteins encoded together in one Thermococcus barophilus MP window:
- a CDS encoding SagB/ThcOx family dehydrogenase: protein MKIKLPAPKREGRMSLEEAIDRRKSIRRYKDESLTIEEVSQVLWAAYGINRWGKRTSPSAGACYPFEVYVVVENVEGLSPGIYRYDGEAHRLELIREGHFRKSLAEACLGQRCVATAPVNIVIVAHYERTTGRYGERGVRYVHIDAGHMGQNIYLQATALNLGTVAVGAFRDEEVKKVLEVPGEPLYIFPLGIPGE, encoded by the coding sequence ATGAAGATCAAACTGCCTGCCCCCAAACGCGAGGGTAGAATGAGCCTGGAGGAGGCAATAGACAGGAGGAAGAGCATAAGGAGGTATAAGGACGAGTCCCTGACCATTGAAGAGGTCTCCCAGGTGCTCTGGGCGGCTTACGGAATCAACAGGTGGGGAAAGAGGACATCGCCGAGCGCCGGGGCGTGCTATCCCTTCGAGGTTTACGTTGTTGTTGAAAACGTTGAGGGCCTCTCCCCGGGGATCTACCGCTACGATGGGGAAGCTCACAGGCTGGAACTTATCAGAGAGGGGCATTTCAGAAAATCCCTTGCAGAGGCATGCCTTGGTCAAAGGTGCGTTGCCACAGCTCCCGTCAACATCGTCATCGTTGCCCACTACGAGAGGACCACGGGACGGTACGGCGAGCGTGGGGTGAGATACGTCCACATTGACGCAGGTCACATGGGTCAGAACATTTACCTCCAGGCCACTGCCCTGAACCTGGGCACCGTTGCGGTCGGGGCCTTCAGGGACGAGGAGGTAAAAAAGGTGCTGGAAGTGCCAGGCGAACCGCTCTACATCTTCCCGCTTGGGATTCCGGGGGAGTAG
- a CDS encoding thioredoxin family protein, with product MIVEYDGKINFMDGKAVLWFSIPGCPPCRIVESFMEELSAEFPEITVVHINAEEWNDLVNRFDVLNVPTLIYLKDGEEVARQNLIRGKEEVLIRFEELKRL from the coding sequence TTGATAGTTGAGTATGATGGAAAGATTAACTTCATGGACGGAAAAGCCGTGCTGTGGTTCTCCATCCCGGGCTGTCCACCGTGCAGAATAGTCGAGAGCTTCATGGAAGAGCTCAGTGCGGAGTTCCCGGAGATTACCGTGGTTCACATCAACGCCGAGGAATGGAACGACCTTGTGAACCGCTTTGACGTCCTCAACGTCCCGACGCTGATTTACCTTAAGGATGGGGAAGAGGTTGCCAGGCAGAACCTCATAAGGGGGAAGGAGGAGGTTCTAATAAGGTTTGAAGAACTCAAAAGGCTCTGA
- a CDS encoding heavy metal translocating P-type ATPase: protein MEVNIKITGMSCASCAKTIEMALKELEGVKEAKVNLATESAYIKFDESKVSITDIIRAIESVGYGVVREKRDAVIKIGGMTCASCVRTIETALKELPGVLDVRVNLATETANVTYDPTMVDMDDIKKTIEEFGYQFLGVEGEESVDIEKEVRERHLKDMKRKLIVAWTFGGIITFMTYRWIFGLDFEIPYMLWIQFLLATPVIAYSGRDVFLKAIRSLRHKTLNMDVMYSMGVGSAYIASVLATIGVLPKEYNFYEASVLLLAFLLLGRYLEHVAKGRTSEAIKKLMSLQAKKATVIRDGKEIEVPITQVKVGDIVIVKPGEKIPVDGVVIEGESYVDESMITGEPIPNLKKKGDEVIGGTINRNSVLKIKAERVGGDTVLAQIIKLVEDAQNTRPPIQRIADKIVTYFIPVVLTVALISFVYWYFIAKEPLLFAFTTLISVLVIACPCAFGLATPTALTVGMGKGAEMGILIKNGEVLEIARKATVVLFDKTGTLTKGKPEVTDVITFGMDEKELIKLVASAEKRSEHPLGEAIVRKAQELGLELEEPEEFEAITGKGVKAKVRGREILAGNRKLLREAGYPVEDIEGTLHKLEDEAKTAIIIAIDGEIAGVMGIADTIKENAKEAIEELHRMGKKVGMITGDNRRTANAIARQLNIDYVLAEVLPQDKANEVKKLQETGEVVIFVGDGINDAPALAQADIGIAVSSGTDIAMESGEIVLMRNDIRDVVKAIKLSQKTLSKIKQNFFWAMIYNIILIPIAAGALFPLFGIIFRPEWAAGAMAISSVSVVSNSLLLKRARI, encoded by the coding sequence GTGGAAGTGAACATTAAGATTACCGGAATGAGCTGTGCATCATGCGCCAAAACGATAGAAATGGCACTTAAAGAGCTGGAGGGGGTAAAGGAAGCCAAGGTGAACTTAGCGACTGAAAGCGCTTACATTAAGTTTGATGAATCAAAGGTCAGCATAACGGATATAATTAGGGCAATAGAAAGCGTTGGCTACGGTGTTGTCAGGGAGAAGAGGGACGCGGTTATTAAAATCGGCGGTATGACCTGCGCCTCTTGCGTTAGGACAATAGAAACTGCGTTAAAGGAGCTTCCGGGCGTTCTGGACGTCAGAGTTAACCTGGCAACCGAAACTGCCAATGTTACCTATGATCCGACCATGGTAGATATGGACGATATAAAGAAAACCATCGAGGAATTTGGTTATCAGTTTCTTGGCGTTGAGGGTGAAGAGAGCGTTGATATAGAAAAGGAAGTGAGAGAAAGGCATCTGAAAGATATGAAAAGAAAGCTTATAGTGGCTTGGACATTTGGAGGGATAATAACCTTCATGACATACCGCTGGATCTTTGGGCTGGACTTTGAGATACCTTACATGCTCTGGATACAATTCCTCTTAGCAACGCCTGTCATAGCGTACTCTGGCAGGGATGTGTTCCTAAAGGCTATTAGGTCTCTGAGGCATAAGACACTCAACATGGACGTAATGTACTCAATGGGCGTTGGTTCAGCATACATAGCGAGTGTGCTTGCGACAATTGGCGTACTCCCTAAAGAGTACAACTTTTACGAAGCAAGCGTGCTCTTACTGGCCTTCCTGCTTCTTGGGAGGTACTTAGAGCATGTAGCAAAGGGAAGGACGAGTGAAGCAATTAAAAAGCTCATGAGCCTTCAAGCTAAAAAGGCAACTGTAATTAGAGATGGAAAAGAAATTGAGGTTCCCATAACTCAGGTCAAGGTCGGCGACATCGTGATAGTGAAGCCCGGTGAAAAGATACCGGTTGACGGGGTGGTAATCGAAGGGGAGAGCTATGTTGACGAGTCAATGATAACTGGAGAGCCAATTCCAAACCTGAAGAAGAAGGGGGATGAAGTAATTGGCGGAACCATAAACAGGAACTCCGTGCTCAAGATTAAAGCCGAGAGAGTCGGCGGCGACACGGTTCTGGCGCAGATCATCAAGCTCGTTGAAGATGCCCAGAACACCAGGCCCCCGATCCAGAGGATAGCGGACAAAATAGTGACCTACTTCATACCCGTGGTTCTTACAGTGGCTCTCATCTCCTTCGTCTACTGGTACTTCATAGCAAAGGAGCCCCTGCTCTTCGCCTTCACGACACTGATCAGCGTCCTCGTCATAGCGTGCCCCTGTGCCTTCGGCCTGGCGACACCTACTGCCCTGACCGTGGGCATGGGCAAGGGCGCCGAGATGGGCATACTAATCAAGAACGGAGAGGTGCTTGAGATAGCGAGGAAGGCAACGGTGGTGCTCTTTGACAAGACTGGAACGCTCACAAAGGGCAAGCCTGAAGTGACTGACGTAATAACCTTTGGCATGGACGAGAAGGAGCTTATAAAGCTCGTCGCCTCGGCTGAAAAGCGCTCCGAGCACCCGCTTGGAGAGGCCATAGTGAGGAAGGCCCAGGAGCTCGGCCTTGAGCTTGAAGAACCGGAGGAGTTCGAGGCCATAACCGGCAAGGGTGTCAAAGCTAAGGTCAGAGGAAGGGAAATCCTCGCGGGCAACAGGAAGCTCCTCAGGGAGGCAGGATACCCGGTTGAGGATATTGAGGGGACTCTCCACAAACTTGAAGACGAGGCAAAGACCGCCATAATCATAGCCATAGACGGTGAGATAGCCGGTGTGATGGGCATAGCAGACACAATAAAGGAGAACGCAAAGGAAGCAATAGAGGAGCTCCACAGGATGGGTAAGAAGGTCGGCATGATAACGGGCGACAACAGGAGAACCGCGAATGCGATAGCGAGGCAGCTGAACATAGACTACGTTCTTGCTGAGGTGCTCCCGCAGGACAAGGCCAACGAGGTCAAGAAGCTGCAGGAGACGGGAGAGGTGGTAATCTTCGTGGGCGACGGCATAAACGACGCCCCGGCACTGGCCCAAGCGGACATAGGCATAGCGGTAAGCTCAGGAACTGATATAGCCATGGAGAGCGGCGAGATAGTCCTCATGAGGAACGATATAAGGGACGTCGTTAAGGCAATAAAGCTCAGCCAGAAAACTCTATCAAAGATAAAGCAGAACTTCTTCTGGGCGATGATATACAACATAATCCTCATCCCGATAGCGGCGGGGGCGCTCTTCCCGCTCTTCGGAATAATCTTCAGGCCGGAGTGGGCCGCTGGGGCAATGGCGATAAGCAGTGTCAGCGTCGTGAGCAACTCGCTCCTGCTGAAGAGGGCCAGAATCTGA
- a CDS encoding TRASH domain-containing protein: MMKLDEIDLKLIYLLMDNSRLSISELAERLGVSRPTVKSRLDRLEKEGVIQRYTIKLNPELQRASNVVALIIKTDEPEKLQEFEEIIEINRFTSKKYLIKVAVEDMEGLRNVIEGAGFEVLEIMPILESIEKEYPPKVKVSFKCDYCGKEITGEPIVYKYRNKVYFFCCETCFREFKKARENLEKFKLKEKDKVEHAHEHEHHAHN, translated from the coding sequence ATGATGAAGCTCGATGAAATCGATCTAAAGCTTATCTACCTCCTAATGGACAACTCCAGGTTAAGCATTTCAGAGCTTGCCGAACGCCTGGGAGTCAGCAGACCGACGGTAAAGTCGAGACTGGACAGACTGGAAAAGGAGGGAGTAATCCAACGCTACACAATAAAACTCAATCCCGAACTTCAGAGGGCCAGCAATGTTGTTGCCCTGATAATCAAAACAGACGAACCAGAAAAGCTTCAAGAATTCGAAGAAATTATTGAGATTAACCGATTTACAAGTAAAAAATATCTTATAAAAGTGGCTGTCGAGGATATGGAAGGACTGAGGAACGTCATAGAAGGGGCAGGTTTTGAAGTGCTTGAGATAATGCCCATCCTTGAAAGCATTGAAAAAGAGTACCCACCAAAAGTCAAGGTCTCTTTCAAATGCGACTACTGCGGTAAGGAGATAACCGGGGAACCAATAGTCTATAAGTACCGCAACAAAGTTTACTTCTTCTGCTGTGAAACCTGCTTCAGAGAGTTTAAAAAAGCAAGGGAAAATCTGGAAAAATTCAAATTAAAGGAAAAAGACAAGGTAGAGCACGCTCACGAACACGAGCACCACGCCCATAACTAA
- a CDS encoding cytochrome C biogenesis protein has product MTISDAILMTAADIPLDSLSQVTEFTGVTFSIIALGILNALRPSIFLMIVFLLSMIALTDERKVLRVGFAFTLGAFLGYSVIAVALMNLHTKVPFLRYFVVAFGITVGTYKILSALGYVRLPVSSPFREKSNLILEKATSPPAAFAVGGVMAFLSLSCVLPSYLLVSSLLSGRFSPSTTAALLLVFIGISVLPFAIVTLGFHYGSRYARLGRAVDRLSSVSGRGDLVMGVVLVFVSVLYLVFFL; this is encoded by the coding sequence ATGACGATTTCAGACGCAATCCTGATGACCGCCGCGGATATACCGCTGGACTCCCTGAGCCAGGTGACGGAGTTCACTGGAGTAACGTTCTCAATAATCGCCCTTGGGATTCTCAACGCCCTCCGGCCGTCAATATTTCTCATGATAGTATTCCTCCTCTCAATGATAGCGCTGACAGATGAGAGGAAGGTTCTCAGGGTGGGCTTTGCCTTTACACTCGGTGCGTTCCTGGGCTATTCTGTCATCGCCGTCGCCCTAATGAACCTCCATACGAAGGTGCCCTTTTTGAGGTACTTTGTGGTCGCCTTTGGAATAACCGTGGGGACTTACAAGATACTTTCCGCACTGGGCTACGTGAGACTCCCGGTTTCCAGCCCGTTTAGGGAAAAGAGCAACCTAATACTTGAAAAGGCAACGTCCCCGCCGGCGGCTTTTGCTGTTGGGGGAGTGATGGCGTTTCTATCGCTGTCCTGCGTGCTCCCTTCGTACCTACTGGTGAGCTCCCTGCTTTCAGGCAGGTTCTCACCAAGTACTACAGCGGCGCTGCTTTTGGTGTTTATTGGAATATCCGTGCTCCCCTTTGCCATCGTTACCTTGGGCTTCCACTACGGGAGCAGGTACGCGAGACTTGGAAGGGCCGTGGATAGACTCTCCTCGGTAAGCGGAAGGGGAGATTTAGTTATGGGCGTGGTGCTCGTGTTCGTGAGCGTGCTCTACCTTGTCTTTTTCCTTTAA
- a CDS encoding class I SAM-dependent methyltransferase has translation MAETAKKYDRFSKFYDLFEALIESRAFSKYRRKALSLAKGKVLEVGVGTGKNLPYYPKDVEVIGIDFSKGMLEKAEKRRKELGLKNVRLLLMDAQNLEFEDNSFDTVVSTFVFCTVPDPIKGLREAYRVLKPGGRAIFLEHMKSESRLLNVPLYLMDPVMRALTGTSMVRETQKNIKKAGFKIERVENLFFDIVRLIIATKS, from the coding sequence ATGGCTGAAACCGCCAAAAAATATGATAGGTTTTCAAAATTCTACGACTTATTTGAAGCGTTAATAGAGAGTAGGGCTTTCTCAAAATATAGAAGGAAAGCTTTAAGCTTGGCTAAAGGCAAAGTTCTTGAAGTGGGTGTTGGAACAGGTAAAAATCTACCCTACTATCCAAAGGATGTTGAAGTTATCGGAATAGACTTCAGTAAAGGAATGCTTGAGAAAGCCGAAAAGAGAAGAAAAGAGCTTGGCCTTAAAAACGTCAGGCTTCTCCTGATGGATGCTCAAAATCTGGAGTTTGAAGACAACAGCTTTGACACCGTCGTTAGCACTTTCGTCTTCTGCACCGTGCCTGACCCGATAAAGGGGTTGAGGGAAGCATACCGCGTATTAAAGCCAGGGGGGAGGGCCATATTTTTGGAGCACATGAAAAGCGAGTCAAGGCTTTTGAACGTTCCCCTCTACCTTATGGATCCCGTGATGAGGGCGCTCACGGGAACATCCATGGTGCGGGAGACGCAGAAGAACATCAAAAAGGCAGGTTTTAAGATAGAGCGCGTTGAAAACCTGTTTTTTGATATTGTAAGGTTAATTATTGCCACAAAATCTTGA
- a CDS encoding PLP-dependent cysteine synthase family protein, with protein MVENYTKLGIYDNILQTIGKTPLVRLRKIERYFNLKNELYAKVEFFNPGGSVKDRIGKYMIEGAKKEGKIVQGAVIIEPTSGNTGVGLALVAAVEGYMTVFTMPDKMSTEKELLLKAMGAFVIRTPTAVAPGDPNSYYKVAEAVRNLIWKKGRAVTREELKEIVEYVQRLVNEEKLDELKAILEDEVEETPYAYIPNQYFNSYNPLAHYETTAREIWEQTGGEIDYLFAGIGTGGTITGIGRYLKERKKDVKVIGVDPVGSIYSLVKKGMSLEEALKKAHPYLVEGIGEDLLPETVDLSLVDDMVVVNDQQAFSMTRFLARKEGILAGGSSGAALYGAVKYLKEKGVEGKKVVVIFPDTGRNYLTKVFNDEWLIANGFEVDDEKVLEVLR; from the coding sequence ATGGTAGAAAATTACACAAAATTGGGTATTTATGATAACATATTGCAGACTATCGGAAAAACACCATTAGTGAGGCTGAGGAAGATAGAGAGATACTTCAACCTTAAAAACGAGCTCTACGCCAAAGTGGAGTTCTTCAACCCCGGAGGAAGTGTAAAGGACAGGATAGGTAAGTACATGATAGAGGGGGCAAAGAAAGAAGGAAAAATAGTCCAAGGGGCAGTAATAATTGAGCCCACGTCAGGAAACACAGGTGTGGGGTTAGCTTTAGTTGCAGCCGTTGAGGGATACATGACGGTCTTCACAATGCCGGACAAGATGAGCACCGAGAAGGAGCTCCTCCTAAAGGCCATGGGTGCTTTCGTCATTAGAACGCCCACCGCTGTGGCCCCGGGCGACCCGAACTCCTACTACAAGGTGGCAGAGGCTGTAAGAAACCTCATCTGGAAGAAGGGGAGGGCGGTAACCCGAGAGGAGCTTAAGGAGATAGTCGAGTACGTTCAGCGGCTCGTTAATGAAGAGAAGCTCGACGAGCTTAAAGCCATCCTTGAGGATGAAGTGGAGGAAACGCCCTACGCCTACATCCCCAACCAGTACTTCAACAGCTACAACCCCCTGGCGCACTACGAGACCACCGCGAGGGAGATATGGGAGCAGACCGGAGGGGAGATAGACTACCTCTTCGCAGGGATAGGCACCGGGGGGACGATAACCGGAATCGGGCGCTACCTGAAGGAGAGAAAGAAAGACGTGAAGGTAATAGGCGTTGACCCGGTCGGCTCGATATACAGCCTGGTTAAGAAGGGAATGAGCCTTGAGGAGGCCCTCAAGAAGGCCCACCCCTACCTCGTTGAGGGCATAGGCGAAGACCTCCTCCCGGAAACCGTCGATTTAAGCCTCGTTGACGATATGGTTGTCGTCAACGACCAGCAGGCCTTTTCAATGACCCGCTTCCTCGCGAGGAAGGAAGGAATTCTGGCGGGCGGTTCATCCGGTGCGGCACTCTACGGGGCGGTGAAGTACCTCAAGGAGAAAGGAGTTGAAGGCAAGAAGGTCGTCGTGATATTCCCGGACACCGGAAGGAACTATCTCACGAAGGTATTCAACGACGAATGGTTAATCGCGAACGGCTTCGAGGTTGACGATGAAAAGGTTCTGGAGGTGCTGAGATGA
- a CDS encoding cystathionine gamma-synthase, protein MRFSTKAIHVGEEPESMQHGDVVSPIHLSTTFAKRSIKEVEEGYVYSRSGNPTRDALERKLAALENAKYGLAFSSGLAAESTILLALLKKGDHVIAFDDLYGGTKRLFNQVMERFGIEFTYVDARESENVRNAIRENTRMVWLETPTNPLLKLADIRAVAEIAHERDIIVVVDNTFASPYFQNPLDLGADIVLHSVTKYLGGHSDVVGGAVMVNDDEIYERLKFHQNAVGAILSPFDSWLVMRGIKTLAVRMERHEKNAMTIARYLEEHPLVERVYYPGLPSHPQHELAKRQMRGFGGMLSFELKGGLEEAIKFVESLEIFALAESLGGVESLIELPAIMTHASVPKDEREKVGIRDSLIRVSVGIEDVEDLIEDLERGFEAVRA, encoded by the coding sequence ATGAGGTTCTCAACCAAAGCCATACATGTCGGTGAAGAGCCCGAGAGCATGCAGCACGGCGACGTTGTATCCCCAATCCACCTCTCAACCACCTTTGCGAAGAGGAGCATAAAGGAGGTCGAGGAAGGCTACGTCTATTCGAGGAGCGGCAACCCCACAAGGGACGCACTTGAGAGAAAGCTGGCGGCACTTGAGAACGCAAAGTACGGGCTGGCGTTTTCTTCAGGACTTGCCGCCGAATCCACGATACTCCTGGCGCTGTTGAAGAAGGGCGACCACGTAATAGCTTTCGACGACCTCTACGGCGGAACGAAGAGGCTCTTCAACCAGGTGATGGAACGCTTCGGCATCGAGTTCACCTACGTTGACGCGAGGGAGTCAGAGAACGTCAGGAATGCAATAAGGGAGAACACGAGGATGGTCTGGCTCGAAACGCCAACGAACCCCCTCCTCAAGCTCGCGGACATAAGAGCAGTAGCCGAGATCGCCCATGAGAGAGACATCATCGTGGTCGTGGACAACACCTTTGCCAGTCCTTACTTCCAGAATCCCCTCGACCTCGGTGCCGACATAGTCCTCCACAGCGTCACCAAGTACCTCGGCGGGCATTCAGATGTTGTCGGCGGGGCTGTGATGGTCAACGACGACGAAATCTATGAGAGGCTCAAGTTCCACCAGAACGCGGTTGGAGCAATCCTTTCGCCCTTCGACTCCTGGCTGGTAATGAGGGGCATCAAAACGCTCGCAGTCAGGATGGAGAGGCACGAGAAGAACGCCATGACGATAGCAAGGTATCTTGAGGAGCACCCGCTGGTTGAGCGCGTTTATTACCCCGGCCTACCCTCTCACCCCCAGCACGAGCTCGCGAAGAGGCAGATGCGCGGCTTCGGAGGCATGCTCTCCTTCGAACTCAAAGGAGGACTGGAAGAGGCAATAAAGTTCGTGGAGAGCCTTGAGATATTCGCTTTAGCCGAAAGCCTCGGCGGCGTCGAGTCGCTCATAGAACTGCCGGCAATCATGACCCACGCATCGGTTCCAAAGGATGAGAGGGAAAAGGTCGGCATAAGGGACTCGCTCATCAGGGTCTCGGTGGGAATAGAGGACGTTGAAGACCTCATCGAGGACCTTGAGAGGGGCTTTGAGGCGGTGAGAGCATGA
- a CDS encoding class I SAM-dependent methyltransferase, which yields MIPSIEEIRTFLEKLGFGEGEVNELVEQIEYFETEAPERDDIVRDYLRDECIETIVNDIVGEILKLNRKDIRLLDVAAGSGFFTERVRRKLEEKGIKVQVYGFDITPSMLKRLKEKGITPIWGVAEKIRESIMIANEHYGINVPKEFDVVLSTLAFHHFLKPEEVLRSMKSVLKEGGKVIIVDVLKHEHEEFKETLKDTHLGFSLEEIKGMGSRVFKKVEAGYMDVYCEVGDIIVGLYKAVFA from the coding sequence ATGATACCGAGCATTGAAGAGATTAGAACGTTCTTAGAGAAGCTTGGATTTGGCGAAGGGGAGGTCAACGAGCTGGTGGAGCAGATAGAGTACTTCGAGACGGAAGCGCCCGAGAGGGACGACATCGTGCGGGACTACCTCAGGGACGAGTGCATAGAGACGATAGTTAACGATATAGTTGGGGAAATCTTAAAGCTAAACAGGAAAGACATTAGGCTCCTTGACGTTGCCGCAGGTTCGGGCTTCTTCACGGAACGTGTAAGGAGAAAGCTTGAGGAGAAGGGCATAAAAGTCCAGGTCTACGGCTTCGACATAACGCCCAGCATGCTGAAGAGGCTCAAGGAAAAGGGAATAACACCCATCTGGGGTGTTGCCGAGAAGATCAGGGAGTCAATAATGATAGCCAACGAGCACTATGGCATAAATGTTCCAAAAGAGTTCGACGTTGTTTTATCAACCCTCGCATTCCACCACTTCCTAAAGCCAGAGGAAGTCCTCAGGAGCATGAAAAGCGTTTTAAAAGAGGGTGGCAAAGTCATAATAGTTGACGTCCTCAAGCACGAGCACGAGGAGTTCAAAGAAACGCTGAAGGACACCCATCTTGGATTTTCACTTGAAGAAATAAAGGGGATGGGCTCAAGGGTTTTCAAAAAAGTGGAAGCAGGATATATGGACGTGTACTGTGAGGTCGGCGATATCATAGTCGGTCTTTACAAGGCGGTGTTTGCTTAA
- a CDS encoding SHOCT domain-containing protein, with protein sequence MMFESTELVRFSAHTGETRWGWHDMMGFGYFGIFGALLMLLFWIAIIAGVVWFIKWLFEQSSGGSRKSALEILDEKYARGEIDDEEYERRKRKLLEG encoded by the coding sequence ATGATGTTTGAAAGCACTGAACTGGTGAGATTTTCAGCTCACACTGGAGAAACTAGATGGGGGTGGCACGACATGATGGGATTTGGATACTTTGGGATATTTGGAGCACTGCTCATGCTCTTATTCTGGATCGCAATAATAGCTGGCGTTGTATGGTTCATCAAGTGGCTCTTTGAGCAGAGCTCAGGCGGAAGCAGAAAGAGCGCCCTTGAGATACTGGACGAGAAGTATGCACGCGGTGAGATAGACGACGAGGAGTACGAGAGAAGGAAAAGAAAGCTTCTGGAAGGCTGA